Within Sebastes fasciatus isolate fSebFas1 chromosome 19, fSebFas1.pri, whole genome shotgun sequence, the genomic segment actttactaatatttttaagTAATAATATCTGTTATTTTACTAATACGTTTGGGGATATTTCACTATtctttttggatattttactaatatttttaggGATATTTTACAATTTTCGGGGTgatattttactattatttttaagattcatattttttcatttaagtataataagtaagtaaataccctgcacaaaaaaacagatCCCCTTTGAAATCTCACCAACTTCCTCCAGTAGAACCGACAGCGACAGTGGCGGAGATTAACGTAACAAAAGGTGAATAAAGTGGAGATATTTGActattttttgtaaattttattatttttttggggggggggggggggggagatatTTAGTACtgtttttactaatattttttttctattttactaagaatttattttttaatttacttatatttttggGATAATTTCCTAATATTTTCTGCTATTTAACTATGATGTGTCGgggatatttttgtatttttttcgatattttacaaatatctttCTGCTATTTTGCAAATATTTTGGAGATATTTAActtttgtttgtatatttttcctttaatattttactaatatttttctgcTATTTAACTAAaattttctttaatattttactattttttggatattttactaatatttgttTTGCATACTTTAGACCCCGCAGCGAGGAAGCTCTGTGACTCTAATCAAACGCACCCACGATGATGCCCAACACAGGTGCATGCTGGGTGTGGTTCTGCTAAAATCAGATGGTCCTGGTGGAGACTTCTGGTGACTTCTGCTTCTCTGAGGAACTTCTACCTCCAGTGAGGACTCTCTGCTGTCTGTGGACCGGTTCTACTGGGACTAGAGAACCTGGAGCAGCTTGTTGAGAACTTGGAAGTGCACGTGGCTGACAATCAGACAGGTGAGTCCAACACCAACCCACTGCTGGTGCTGAGTGtactgaatgtttttttgggggggatatTTAGTACTgttttttggggatattttccTAATTTCTTTTGCTATTTTGCTAATATTTTGGAGATTTTTAACTATTTGTGGGATATTTGTTTCTttaatattttactaatattttggaagttttttttactaatgttTTTCTGCTATTTAACACATTATTTTGGGGATATTTGACTATTTCTTGTAtatgttattttttgggggggatattttcttaatattttttgctattttactaatatttttggggatattttactaagaataatttttttttatttacttatattttgggGATAATTTGCTAATATTTTTCTGCTATTTAACTATCATGTTTCGGggatattttaatattaaaaacagtgaaaaaagtctgaaaaatgtaaaaaaaaaaaaaaaattgaaaaatgtaaaaaaaaaagtttgaaaaatgtccgaaagaaagtctgaaaaatgtccaaaaacagtctgaaaaatgtccaaaaaaaagtttgaaaaatgtccgaaaaaaaagtctgagaaaaagtccgaaaaatgtccaaaaaaaagttctaaaaatgtctgaaaaaaagtctgaaaaatgtccaaaaaaaagttctaaaaatattttttaaaaaaagtctgaaaatgtaaaaaaaaaatgtttgaaaaatgtccaaaaaaagtctgaaaaatgtccaagtgtccaaaaaaagttctaaaaatgtaaaaaaaaaaaagtctgaaaatgtaaaaaaagaaaatttgaaaaatgtccaaaaaaaaagtctgacaaaagtcttaaaaatgtccaaaaataaatctgaaaaatgtccaaaaaaaagttcttaaaatgtccgaaaaaaagtctgaaaatgtccaaaaaagttctaaaaatgtaaagaaaatctgaaaaatgtccgaaaaaaaagtctgaaaaatgtaaaaagaaaaagtttgaaaaatgtccgaaaaaaaatctgaaaaatgcccaaaaaaagttctaaaaatgtaaaaaaaatgtgaaaaaaagtttgaaaaatgtccaaaacaaaagtttgaaaaatgtccgaaaaaaaagtctgaaaaaagttctaaaaatatatttaaaaaaaagtctgaaaaatgtccaaaaagagtctgaaaaatgtccaaaaagagtctgaaaaatgtccaaaaaaagtctgaaaaatgtcccgtTTGaatactttaaactttaaaagttAAACCTCAAACTTGGTTTGATGCCGGCGCCTGTTTAACAGACTGACTGAGCAGATGGTGAGGAGTTAACATGCCGGTCTCTGCAGGAGGCAGCAGCTGCTGGGAGGAAACTTTGAATTGTTTTTGTGTGAACTTTCATAGTTggttttttaactttaaaacttCACCTGTTTTGTACAAACTGCAGTGACTCCAGAACGCTAATAAACAGGTTTAGACATGAATGAATACGTGAAACAGACGTGAGATCAGTGTGTTCTCCAGCTGTCTTTGGGCTTAACTCAAGTTTTCTGGTATCATGATGCTGGCTTACTTTTAACCGGGTTAAATCACCATGGTGACAGATGCTGCAccgtaggggtgggaaaaaatcaGTTCACCTTTTTGAAATAGATTccttaatgccagaatcgatatatttgcttctagggatgcaccgatacccgataccgataccagtatcgggccCGATACGCTGGAgggtgtgtcgctcacaccctccagctggctgttaacgaggctcttttggcacagagaagtactcgtatcagtactcggtatcggagagtacccaaatgtaagaacttgtactcggtctgaaaaaaagtggtgtcGGTGCATCCCCagtttgcttcatttgagtctatgtggaggtagaaggaagttgccgcttttattgtggtagtctgagtaacgtgacgtcatatccgttccgtatccgtcaaccaaaacaaacctcagagagtctaaaccgttggagggtcagcgtggatacaacctgcaccctcacatgttaaatccagcgtggtaaacactacacatccagtaaaggatggaaacactttgggtttcacacattgacaggaaaagagctaaagctgcatgctaacgtctaaaaaatggccaaaatatgtctgaaaataaaTCTGAACAAAGGCTGGAAAAAAGCCAAAATTgtcaaaatatacaataaatttaaaaaaaggccgAAATATGTATATGATAtaagattcaactttttcccatggtctagtggtaaaaatgtaattgcaataaatcacaTAAAATGCAGCAGTTTGACTGAAAACTAGTGTTTTTCTTCTCAGATTGTTTAATTTGAAAGATTTTTAACAGAAATATCGTGGTCTCATTTTTACCTCTTTCATCATCCgaggcccttttttttttaaatcgggGAACTCCTGCTCCGTGAAACTAGAACGTGATGAATGAAGCTGTTAAAATAATTACAGCTTGTAATTAACCTGCAGCGACTCTAATTCCATTCTGATTCATTCAGAGTCCATGAAGCAGTCGGCGCCGTAATGAGATctgattatattatattatattatattatattatattaacctTTACTTTCCTGCCCAGTCAGTGAGAATACTCATCATCACCTGAATCTTTAAAGGATTCATGTGTACAGTGAGGTCTGGTGCTGACCTCTGATTTAAAGGGAGTTGAGATAAAGTGACAGCAGAGATGCTGCAGGGTTTCGTGTGGAGAGAACTTGTTTTGGCTTCTTATTTATTGAGCTGTGTggtcacattattattattattattattattattattattattccatcAGTTCTGGTTTTATAGGACGCTTTATGAAAACCTTCTTCTTGTTGGTAATCACACGTTTGATACGTGAACAAGTTAAAACAAACAGCGGGGATGGAAGCACTGATTTCTTATCAAAAATGagttttaatttcagtttgaTTTGAACAGGTAACCTCCTCATAAATACAGAACATCTCTTCTCTTCTCAGGTTGAAGTGTATTTATATTCACACTGCTACGTGATTACAGACACCATTATAAAACAGGCCTCAGCATCAACACAACAATCATCATTAACTCCAGTCATTCgtgtctcctcctcttcctcttcctcttccttctcacctcctcctcttcctcttcctcctctttctctcctcctcctcctcttcctcttcctcttcctcctcctcctcacatcgTCGTCCTTTAATCGCTCCTCAGAAGTCGTCGTCGTCACATATGTCCAGATACACGTCGAAGGCTTCTCGGTTGCAGTTCCCGTCCGGGGTGAACACGTACTTGTGGAAGGTCCCGTCCACACATATGGCTGCAGGAGGACACAAAACCAGTTCAATATCAGCAGCAACGCACTCCGAGGGACACAAACACGTCGGATCTGTTGGCGTTCGGCGCTGTGATTGGCCCGCTGATGAGTGGCATGCGGCCACATTTAGATCAACGTCCATCTGAAGTGTTGGAGCAGGATTAAAGTCAAACAATAAATCTAAATCAACTACTTAAAGATCATTTGGCTTTAATAGTTTTTCAACTTAAGAAGGTATGAAAAGGGAGATTTCATCTTGACTAATgctttcttgtaaagttatgactttgttctcattaAATCAATCTGCAGGAACGTCAAGTCCGGGTTCAACGTCACGAGAGCTGACGGAAGTTCATGCAGTCCCATGTTTTTGGTAGTGATATATTAAACTAAAAGTGAAATGAgtttactttcatttttactttatttttattcatttttagttttagttataCGAACAATATTTTTAGTTTGAGTTTTAGTTAATGATAATAACCCTGGTCCTGACGTCGTTGAATCACAAACGACTGTAGCTGTCTGTTGGGACCGAGCGCTACGATAGTTCATCATATCTGTTTATAGACCGGACCGAAGTCAGCGCTGCCGTATTTCTGCCTCGATGACGTCacgttgagtgttgatggagcagctgcatcgcctggcactgatccatccagactccattcagaaaacaagcattttaaaagttatttgcttgttgtcatggtaacagacctgacaaagcatgaattcagactttttactaatcagcatcattttgatctgtttattgatattaaatcacagctcaatctgtttattttgggttcatccCACAGTAGTAAACCTGATTAATTCAGCCGACGTGTGATTTGTTCGATACGGTGAATACAGCGTTTGGTGTGATCACACCATGATGATCATTTTCATCAGTAATCAATCTGACTGGATTTAGAGTTTGGTCTCTGATGGGAGGGTGGATActattttcaaataaaacaatatttggTGATAATTCCGATTAAATTCTAAGAGAACCAAATTAGAGACAAAATgatcattaataataaatgattcaTGATTTTTGTCGTCAGTCATTACAGACATGATTAAATATTAACTATCATTCACACACTCAGTCATACGACCAACGTCATCACTAGAGAAAGAAAGCACAGCAACACAACGTGTGTTTAGTTTCCTCACCGATGACCGAGTTGACGTTCTTGGACGTGTTCTTTCCAAAAGCACAGATACAGGCGCACTCGGCCGGCACGGTGAAGCTGGCCAACGACCACTGGCTGTCCAcgtactgaccaatcacagggccCACCTTCCCGACACGCGCCAGCCTGACAAACAAACATTACAGAGATTAGACATTCATCAGTAAGCTAACAGTCCGGGAGGTCAAAGGTGAGCAGCGGTCGGTCTTACGCTGAGCGCCGGTTGAGTTTGGTGTCTTTGAGAGCGAAGATGTGAACTGTTCCTTTATCGCTGGAGGCGCACAGGAACGACGAGTCGTGGCTGAAGTTGATGCTGGAGATaagaaacagagaaagactGTCAGAGCCTGAACTAAACTTCAACACAAACACTACTTAGTTCTTTAATGAACGTCTCCTGAGGCTCTGGAGGGAGTGTGTTCTTATCCCTGTGAACTAGCCATGACTACTCCGGTGTGTGTACCAGTAGAGGGTGGCCGGGTCGGTTCCTCTGCGCAGCTCCACCAGCTTGTCTCTGGTCGTCGTGTCAAACAGGCGGATGAGCGTTCCTTTGCGAGAGGCCGAAGCGGCCACGCTGCCGGGCTGGTTCAGAGCCACGCAGGCGATCTCGCTCTGGTGGGCGTTGATAGTAAAAGGGGCCGATGACGTGCCGGGTTTGGTGTTGGACAAGTCCTGAAGACAACAATAGTTTTTTTATATGACCTTGGATTTGAACGACGTTCTGTAgaagtgtctgtgtgtttttaactCACCACCAGCTGCAGGCTGCCGCATTTATGACCCGGAAACACCAGCAGCTGCTTCTCCAGACTGGGACATAAATCACACAAACCTGGAAGAGTTAACTTTATTAGAAACGTTGAACAGTAGGAAGGAAAACAGACCGAACAAGAGACGGACTGTTTACCTTTGGGGTTGTCTCTGGTGTCAAACTCAAACAGTTTGACAGGATTATCTGGGAAACTGTACACATAGATCCTGTTCTTTAATACGATAATGatcctgaaaaacaaaacaaagacaacaatGATATTTATTACACTGAAATGATATCTGACGAGGCTGCACAGGAACTAACTGCAGTAACAGTAAACTCACTTGTCGTGCCTCATGCGAACAGCTAGAACCGGTTTGGTGAAGGTGAACTCCAGAACCAGCTTGTCTTTGGGGTCCCGACACTCCCGAGCGTCGTCCCAGACCAGCACTGAAATCAGACAGTTACGGCACTGAAACATAAATAACATGCTGAGCAAAAGTCAGTAATGTTTAGTTCATAGtttaactgttgttgttgccgtgGGGCGCCCTGAATGTCGGGGTTAAAGGGATAGAACCAgtacgggagcaaagcaatgaactgctgtggacggattttagacacctaaaaatatcagtttaagtgtacgctatatttcaGACAGccgtttctgacggggaactgaagacgttatatcactctcttcaaagccaccagactccattcactaAAACAGTAATCCACCTCTCCGAAcacaggagctgctggtctactgctgcatcgatcagttagtttgatggtgttattgtgcgactttggtgttttaaagggatagttcagatttACCTGGTATCCtagtaaactataaacctgatgaatccatcggtaccaaccatgtcagactagctggtcatgaaggaggttaaataacgctccaaacttacactaaatgttggagaggacaaactgtcatgtccattttcaaaagggtcccttgacctctgacctccagatcagtgaatgtaaatgggttctatgggtacccacgagtctcccctttacagacatgcccactttatgataatcacatgcagtttggggcaagtcatagtcaagtcagcacactgacacactgacagctgttgttgcctgttgggctgcagtttgacatgttctgattggagcatattgttttatgctaaatgcagtacctgtgagggtttctggatcaatatctgtcattgatctgtgttcattgatttacaataataaatatatacatacatttgcataaagcagcatatttgtccactcccatgttgataagaggattaaacacttgactaatctccctttaaggttcatttagaacggatacaacatgtgtgattaattgattcatttgtgattaaccacgattgacagctctactttCAACACATGTGAGTGTTGTTTTAAGGTAGACttatcctttattattattaataataataataataataataataatagacttGATGTAACTCACCAGATATTTCTGAGAATTTGGGGTTGACTCCTCCTCCAACTACGGCCAGCAGGTTGGATCGATGTAACATGGAGCACGCGGCCACGCTGCCCACCTGCTCGTggtctggaaacacacacacacacacacacacacacacacacacacacacacacacacacacacacacacacacacacacacacacacacttacttaaCAAACTTTAACTAATTACTGTCGGTCAGGGTTACTACTGGGCTGGATTAAAATTAAGTACTTTAATATCAGTTTTATAGAACATCATAATTCTTCCCTCTTGTATAAAAAATGgagctttattattattgttattatttattattatttatggcAAATGCCAAAAAATCCAGTCCGACTCACCCAGGTGGCCTTTCTCCATCAGCGGCTCCACGTTGTAGATCCTGACCCCCGTCTCCATAGCGCAGCAGAAACAGCCTGTGATTATCCAAAGAAAACGTTGATCTAAATAATGCATGTCTATGTCCTGCAGCgctggaatgtaactaagtacatttactcgagTACTGTGCAAATTTGAGGTTCTTTTTTCTGTGCATTATTTGAAACTTTGCAAATTTAATCTTTTAAACCCAAAACATATGAAGagattataaaatatgatgctttgttataaattaaactacaAGTTTAATACAAGTACAGCtgagtcaattaatcaattaatcacagGCAGtgtcagttagcttagcatcatTAGCTCATCATATTAGCATCATTAGCTCATCATGTTAGCATCATTAGCTCATCATATTAGCATCATTAGCTCATCATTAGCTCATCATGTTAGCATTATTAGCTCATCATGTTAGCATCATTAGCTCATCATGTTAGCATCATTAGCTCATCATGTTAGCATTATTAGCTCATCATGTTAGCATCATTAGCTCATCATGTTAGCATCATTAGCTCATCATGTTAGCATTATTAGCTCATCATGTTAGCATCCTTAGCTCATCATGTTAGCATCCTTAGCTCATCATGTTAGCCTCATTAGCTCATCATGTTAGCCTCATTAGCTCATCATGTTAGCATCATTAGCTCATCATGTTAGCATCATTAGCTCATCATGTTAACATCGTTAGCTCATCATGTTAACATCATTAGCTCATCATGTTAGCATCATTAGCTCATCATGTTAGCATCATTAGCTCATCATGTTAACATCATTAGCTCATCATGTTAGCATCATTAGCTCATCATGTTAACATCATTAGCTCATCATGTTAGCATCATTAGCTCATCATGTTAACATCATTAGCTCATCATGTTAACATCCTTAGCTCATCATGTTAGCATCATTAGCTCATCGTGTTAGCATCATTAGCTCATCGTGTTAGCATCATTAGCTCATCATGTTAACATCATTAGCTCATCGTGTTAGCATCATTAGCTCATCATGTTAACATCATTAGCTCATCATGTTAGCATCATTAGCTCATCATATTAGCATCATTAGCTCATCATGTTAGCATCATTAGCTCATCATGTTAACATCATTAGCTCATCATGTTAACATCATTAGCTCATCATGTTAACATCATTAGCTCATCATGTTAACATCATTAGCTCATCATGTTAGCATCATTAGCTCATCATATTAGCATCATTAGCTCATCATATTAGCATCATTAGCTCATCATGTTAGCATCCTTAGCTCATCGTGTTAGCATGGTTATCTTACTCTGGTCCTGGTTGAACTACAGTTAGCTCATCATTAGCATCGTTAGCTCATcatgttagcatcgttagcatGGTTAGCTTACTGTGGTCCTGGTTGAACTGCAGGCTGTTGACTCCTCTCTGTTGAGTCATGTTGGCTGCTGAACTACCGTCACCGTGAAGTTCCCGGTGAACTAGAGCTCCGGTTGGACCCCCGGTACCGGGACGAGCTGcggacagaaagagacagacatcCAGTTAGCATGCAGCTGCTAGCTCCCATTAGCATCAGATGAATGTGATAGAAACGAGGCGGATTCCGTTTTTACTTcgatattttaaataaatgaagtcTCACCATGAACACGAAGAGTCGAGACGACGCGGAGGCTTTTAAAAGGTCGACAAACAGCGTgagacgacaacaacaacaacaataacaacaacaacaacaataacaacagcagctgctgctgagatctgagttgttttggttttccaacAGTGACGTAACCGACACGTGCTTCCGGTTTTGTTCCGCTTCCTGTTCGTTTGTTCtccttttaaattaaaatgtaaaaaaaataaaggtgatgaaatatgaatgaaaaCACACGTAAAGACagtttaatttaaatatataaataaaataaaaaaaactaataaccTAAATATAATGATGACGGACTTTATacttaattttaaaatgttttttttttaaatatttcaataaatCTTTATTTCTCCAAATTCTTagatattgaaaataaatgtaatttttgcaATGATGAATTTTTTACCCACTTAttagttttataataataataataataatgataaaacaaaataataataataaaacaaaataataatttaaaaacagacctaaaaaacattttgtatacAAAAGTACAGGAACACATATATCCACCTTTTTATGTTaaggaaacaaacagacaaacaaattcAAATATAATAAGATAAcccatattataataataataatgtaatagtaataatattaatattaataataataataataataaaacaaaataataatttaaaaaacagacCTAAAAAAGTATTTTGTATACAAAATTACAAGAAAACTTGTCATCTTTTTTTAGGGAAACTCAAGTATGATATAATAAATcaacatattaaaataataataataataataataattattattattatgaataagcaaaataatgattaaaaaaacagaccTGACCAGACAAAAAACAACGATGCACAGAGGGCAGTGAGTTGGGGATAACGGGGCAGTTTGAACCATATTATATGTATGACTAGTGACCCTATTTAAACCCCCACTTTCATCACAAACAGAATATAATTAATGTGTGAAAGGCCTCAGCAGACTCAGTTGGTACCGTCTGTATTGATTAAATCAGAAGACTCTGATCTGTAGACATATAAGTGATCTGAACTGGAGATAAGATGGATTATAACGTACGGAGCTGAAGTTTTCAACCTTTACTTCTTAACTCTGAACTGATTTACtctgaagtgaagtgaagtgactGTGAGTGGATGAGAACAGACCGTTTGTTTGGATCTGGGCGGGGGGAATTATAACTTCCACCAGAGCATCTCCATCATTTTAATGCCGTCCAAATGGGTCACGTCAGACATTTTTACAGACTGCTGCTTGTGCGCCAGTAAAGATTCTTTTACCTCCTGTAAAACAGCCAATAAAAATGCCCtcaggttatatatatatatatatatatatatatatatagaagtcTCACACAAACTGAAATCTATGATGAATATCTGTGGCGAAGGAGCTTCACCTGGTTTATTATAAGCATGGAGGCACTAAAGGAAGCCTCTTTGGCCCGCGTCCAgaccataaaaaatatatttaatcagAGGACACTGAACAAattcagtttgtgaaataaGATGCTGTCCAACCGCAGCTGAGATTAAGTTTCTGAATAACTTGTTTCACTAACCGCCGGATGGCAGAGACGGGATTTTAgcagcttttcctgcttcaactTCTCACAGAACTTCATCTGAGTTTATCAACGttttgtgggtttttgttttCGCCGTCTCCCGCGCTGCAGTACCGCTCTCGGCCTGAACTGTTACGGATGTACCGCTCTCCGCCTGAACTGTTACGGATGCACCAGcgattcaatgttcgatatatttgaCGTAAAATACATATACACCGTAGCGTCCGGGGAGCCCTATgttgtacacagtactgtactgtactttgttattgttatctatagtggttatttgcataaaaaaacacaattcaaataattatgattatttaaatatttgctttgattaaatgtttttggcattagtagtttagtgatgtattataagctgtttGTCAAGTTAaatctctaatatctatttaatattgatgtgaaaacatctccttcaaacaactgcatttattcaagtttccaaactaaaactaaactttacaagattacaattgaacacatcatgataacgctGTAATTCACCTGTGATtctcccgattcgatatgtgttgtgatttttaattaagcGTCAAGTCAGCAGCCAAACTATAACAACTAGTTTCCCACCACCTGCATGCACCTGTCCCCTCTCACCTGACGCTGTACCGTTCCCTCGGCTTCACGAATGTACGGTAGAAAAACAAATCAAGCTGACGTTAAACATGATGAATGAGGTGGGAGGAAAATGGAAACAGAccaaagagagaaggagaacaAGCTGCTCGTCTTtgataattaaagctgcagagaaaaagaaaaacaacatttcactGAGCGGCTGCCAGAAGACGGAGAGCGTCCGTGATCAGAGTtcgacctcctcctctccgagAGGTCGGTCCTTGGGGTTAAAGGTCGCTGTCTGCGACGGAGGCTCGTTCAGAAAACTGAATACTGAACTCCTACATAACCACATTTTCAAAAGAAAGCTGGGAACCAGATGTCTACGTAATTAACTTATTGTAATGATTTTGATGATTCATTCTAGTGAATTTATTCAGTTATTCTGACACTGTGACCTCCGTGATAAACCCTCCTCCATGTGCCGCATGAGACTAGTTTCACAAGAATGAAGCGGCGAGCATCCTCTCAGCTCCCGCCTCCTCTCATACCGCCatcattttctgtttcaaacTTCTACAAGCTCATATTTTTATCTGGTCGTcacctaaaagaatcaatatcagtttaagtgtacgctatatttagaatattttctctgctttacctcgccatcagacagtcctttacctcaccatcagacagccctttacctcgccatcagacagtcctttacctcgccatcagacagtcctttacctcaccatcagacagccctttacctcgccatcagacagtcctttacctcaccatcagacagccctttacctcgccatcagacagtcctttacctcaccatcagacagtcctttacctcgccatcagacagtcctttacctcgccatcagacagtcctttacctcgccatcagacagtcctttacctcgccatcagacagtcctttacctcgccatcagacagccctttacctcgccgtcagacagtcctttacctcgccatcagacagtcctttacctcgccatcagacagccctttacctcgccgtcagacagtcctttacctcaccatcagacagccctttacctcgccatcagacagtcctttacctcgccatcagacagccctttacctcaccatcagacagccctttacctcgccatcagacagtcctttacctcgccatcagacagtcctttacctcgccatcagacagtcctttacctcgccgtcagacagtcctttacctcaccatcagacagccctttacctcgccatcagacagtcctttacctcaccatcagacagccctttacctcgccatcagaca encodes:
- the wdr45 gene encoding WD repeat domain phosphoinositide-interacting protein 4; the encoded protein is MTQQRGVNSLQFNQDHSCFCCAMETGVRIYNVEPLMEKGHLDHEQVGSVAACSMLHRSNLLAVVGGGVNPKFSEISVLVWDDARECRDPKDKLVLEFTFTKPVLAVRMRHDKIIIVLKNRIYVYSFPDNPVKLFEFDTRDNPKGLCDLCPSLEKQLLVFPGHKCGSLQLVDLSNTKPGTSSAPFTINAHQSEIACVALNQPGSVAASASRKGTLIRLFDTTTRDKLVELRRGTDPATLYCINFSHDSSFLCASSDKGTVHIFALKDTKLNRRSALARVGKVGPVIGQYVDSQWSLASFTVPAECACICAFGKNTSKNVNSVIAICVDGTFHKYVFTPDGNCNREAFDVYLDICDDDDF